CTGCCGCTGCCTTTGTTTTCCTGTTCTGGCTAATGAACTACTACAAAGCCAAATCGAAACGCATTGCGGGGCAGCTAGAGCAAGCGAACGTGATGAACGCACAATTGCAAACGGAGATAAAGCATGTGCAAATTAAGCAAAAAATTGAAGCAGATAACTTTGCTCTTGATGGC
This portion of the Vibrio algicola genome encodes:
- a CDS encoding DUF2681 domain-containing protein: MSFSIMTYLIAGAAAAFVFLFWLMNYYKAKSKRIAGQLEQANVMNAQLQTEIKHVQIKQKIEADNFALDGDQLDERMREKGYYRQQ